From Rhodovibrio salinarum DSM 9154:
ATCATAGTGTTAGAAAATAGATATCTGTCGCCCTGGGCGGTGTTAGCTCGTTAGTTTTAACTATAGGCAGCGCAATGGTTGGCGATGCTTGAAGGCGACCTGAAAGCCCTCGTGGATCTGTGGCAGGAAATTCGTGACCCAGATCGAAAAATTCCGAGGCGTTCCGCCTTCGACCCAATGCGCCTGCGCAGCCGATTGGCACAAGTTCATTTGCTTGAGTTCGATGGGCCGGCGTGCCTGATCTACCGTCTATCGGGCACGGCCGAGGTCGCGCGCCTGGGCGAGGATCCGAAGGGTAAAGACTGCTTCACCTTGGTCGATGCCGCGGCGGGGGATTACCTGCGTTGCAACATGCACGCGCTGCTCTTTCATCCCACCGGGGTGCTGGTGACGACCGAGGAGATCTACGCCGACGGCACCCGAACGCCGACACGGTATGTCGCCTTACCATTGCGCGATGAAGCGCGCCAACGCGATCAAGTCATCTCAATCGTTGCCGCGACGGCGGGAAGGCAGCCCACTGGCGTCCTCTCACCGCAACCCTCCGAACGGCCTTGGTACGATTATGTGATGACGGTTGAGCCGGTTGATCTCGGTTGGGGCGTTCCAGCCATTCCGACCTACAGGAGATAGGCAGGCGCCAGTCTCGCGTAGGGCCGGTCTTGTGCGGGGCAGGCGCGTTACCGCAACAGGGCTTGCGTTAGACGAACAGCACCAGCAGCCCCGCCAGGCCGGCAACGCATGGCGCAGC
This genomic window contains:
- a CDS encoding PAS domain-containing protein, translated to MLEGDLKALVDLWQEIRDPDRKIPRRSAFDPMRLRSRLAQVHLLEFDGPACLIYRLSGTAEVARLGEDPKGKDCFTLVDAAAGDYLRCNMHALLFHPTGVLVTTEEIYADGTRTPTRYVALPLRDEARQRDQVISIVAATAGRQPTGVLSPQPSERPWYDYVMTVEPVDLGWGVPAIPTYRR